One window of Globicephala melas chromosome 5, mGloMel1.2, whole genome shotgun sequence genomic DNA carries:
- the LOC115850145 gene encoding LOW QUALITY PROTEIN: F-box only protein 22-like (The sequence of the model RefSeq protein was modified relative to this genomic sequence to represent the inferred CDS: inserted 1 base in 1 codon) translates to MIQIAKEKRSQANVLKILFKPGRSAPGDLSQRSQVFSAPGSPSEPAPDASPSRGIWIPQESPAVALMGGGGRCVCRLWRECVRRVLRTHRSVTWISARLAIAGHLEEHCLVRVVAEKLEXTPMGSSSNPPQEIEIEESGFALLFPQIEGIKIKPFHFIMDPKKLTLERHQLTEVGLLDNPELRVVFVFGYNCCKVGANNYLQHVVSTFSDMNVILAGGQVDNLASLTSEKTPLDIDATGVVGLSFSGHRIQSATVLLNEDVNDEKTAEAAMQRLKAANIPEQNTVGFMFVCVGRGFQYYRDKGNVEADAFRKFFPSVPLFGFFGNGEIRCDRIVTGNFILKKCNEVKDDDLFHSYTTIMALIHLGSSK, encoded by the exons ATGATTCAGATAGCTAAGGAGAAGCGATCACAG GCCAATGTGTTAAAGATACTCTTTAAGCCCGGCCGTAGTGCTCCCGGGGACCTTTCCCAGAGGAGCCAGGTTTTCTCTGCCCCCGGCTCTCCCTCCGAACCGGCGCCCGACGCCTCCCCCTCCCGGGGAATTTGGATCCCGCAGGAATCTCCTGCAGTTGCGCTAATGGGTGGTGGGGGCCGGTG CGTGTGTCGCTTATGGAGGGAGTGTGTGCGCAGAGTGTTGCGGACCCATCGGAGTGTGACCTGGATCTCCGCGCGCTTGGCGATTGCCGGCCACCTGGAGGAGCATTGCTTGGTCCGCGTGGTAGCTGAAAAGCTTG TGACGCCAATGGGATCAAGTAGCAATCCACCTCAGGAAATAGAAATTGAAGAATCTGGTTTTGCTCTATTATTTCCTCAAattgaaggaataaaaataaaaccctttcATTTTATTATGGATCCAAAGAAATTAACACTAGAAAGGCATCAACTCACTGAAGTAGGTCTTTTAGATAACCCTGAGCTTCGTGTGGTCTTTGTATTTGGCTATAATTGTTGTAAAGTGGGAGCCAATAATTATCTGCAGCATGTAGTGAGCACTTTCAGTGATATGAATGTCATCTTGGCTGGAGGCCAGGTGGACAACCTGGCATCGCTGACCTCTGAAAAGACCCCTCTGGATATTGATGCCACCGGTGTGGTTGGACTATCATTTAGTGGACATCGTATCCAGAGTGCCACAGTGCTTCTCAATGAGGATGTCAATGACGAGAAGACTGCTGAGGCTGCGATGCAGCGCCTCAAAGCAGCCAACATTCCAGAGCAGAATACCGTTGGcttcatgtttgtgtgtgttggtagGGGCTTTCAGTATTATAGAGACAAGGGGAATGTGGAGGCTGATGCATTTAGAAAGTTTTTTCCTAGTGTTCCTTTATTTGGCTTCTTTGGAAATGGAGAAATTAGATGTGATCGCATAGTCACTGGAAACTTTATATTGAAGAAATGTAATGAGGTAAAGGATGATGATCTATTTCACAGCTATACAACAATAATGGCACTAATTCATCTTGGGTCATCTAAATAA